One genomic region from Myxocyprinus asiaticus isolate MX2 ecotype Aquarium Trade chromosome 27, UBuf_Myxa_2, whole genome shotgun sequence encodes:
- the LOC127418008 gene encoding START domain-containing protein 10-like isoform X2, which produces MQTVPPEKRQMRIVCKDVTAETLYDVLHDTSYRKKWDTNMIDTFDIGRLTVNADVGYYSWKCPSPLKNRDFVTMRSWLPLGNDYLIINYSVKHPEYPPKKDYVRAVSLLTGYLIQSNGANCCTLYYLTQVDPRGSLPKWVVNRVSQFVAPKAMKKIYKACIKYPEWKRKHNPNLKPWRYPEQNTLPCINVADLTVQRADSLENIDESSVSEEKAQHHSDDDET; this is translated from the exons aTGAGAATTGTTTGTAAAGATGTGACAGCAGAGACACTCTACGATGTCTTGCACGACACAAGCTACCGGAAAAAATGGGACACAAACATGATTGACACTTTTGATATTGGAAGACTGACAGTTAATGCAGATGTAGGATATTACTCCT GGAAATGTCCCAGTCCATTGAAGAACAGGGACTTTGTCACTATGCGGTCATGGCTTCCTCTTGGCAATGACTATCTGATAATCAACTACTCTGTCAAACACCCG GAATACCCACCAAAGAAGGATTATGTCAGAGCTGTGTCTTTACTCACCGGATACTTGATCCAATCCAATGGAGCAAATTGCTGTACCCTTTATTACTTAACGCAAGTGGACCCACGAG GGTCTTTACCAAAGTGGGTTGTGAATAGGGTCTCGCAGTTTGTGGCGCCAAAG GCCATGAAAAAGATTTACAAAGCATGCATAAAATACCCAGAGTGGAAACGGAAACATAACCCAAATCTGAAGCCTTGGAGGTACCCAGAGCAGAACACTCTGCCCTGCATCAATGTGGCTGACCTGACGGTGCAGAGAGCAGATTCATTGGAGAACATCGATGAGAGCAGTGTGAGTGAGGAGAAGGCTCAGCACCACAGTGATGATGATGAGACCTAA